A region from the Zonotrichia leucophrys gambelii isolate GWCS_2022_RI chromosome 21, RI_Zleu_2.0, whole genome shotgun sequence genome encodes:
- the FBLIM1 gene encoding filamin-binding LIM protein 1 isoform X1 → MASAMSPGKAEKRIASSIFITLVPPRRDVATKEKTQREPQAGGAEVPGTQRPQILLSPPQLPNGETHTVAPVPASPPVLPLSEVPQPLSMEPLGLALQQLDLAAPATLQAPSTFPAELKPPTFSQEQAGKQQWQDVNGDPERDSSRDICAFCHKALGPREPTVEAMRKQYHPDCFTCRTCRRLLAGQRYFQRDGCPTCDTCFQATLEKCAKCQGLITEHIVRALGKGYHPSCFSCAACGRAIGTESFALDEQGDVYCVPDYYRKYAVVCSACQRPIVPHEDEDTYKIECLGRSFHESCYRCESCRMPLSPELTENGCYPLDDHLLCKSCHIHWRNESSC, encoded by the exons ATGGCTTCAGCGATGTCgccagggaaagcagagaaaagaatcgCTTCATCCATCTTCATCACCCTCGTGCCACCACGGAGGGACGTGGCCACCAAGGAGAAAACCCAGCGGGAGCCGCAGGCAGGCGGTGCCGAGGTCCCCGGCACCCAGCGGCCCCAGATCCTGCTGTCACCCCCCCAGTTACCCAACGGAG AAACCCACACGGTGGCCCCTGTACCTGCATCCCCACCAGTCCTGCCCCTCTCTGAGGTGCCCCAGCCCTTGTCCATGGAGCCGCTGGgtctggcactgcagcagctggaccTTGCAGCACCTGCCACCCTCCAG GCCCCTTCCACCTTCCCTGCTGAACTGAAGCCACCCACATTTTCCCAGGAGCAAGCAGGCAAGCAGCAGTGGCAGGATGTGAATGGGGACCCGGAGAGGGACAGCTCCAGAG ACATCTGTGCCTTCTGCCACAAGGCGCTGGGGCCGCGGGAGCCGACGGTGGAGGCGATGAGGAAGCAGTACCACCCTGACTGCTTCACCTGCCGCACGTGCCGCCggctcctggctgggcagcGCTACTTCCAGAGAGACGGGTGCCCCACGTGTGACACCTGCTTCCAG GCCACGCTGGAGAAATGTGCCAAGTGCCAGGGGCTGATCACGGAGCACATTGTCCGTGCCCTGGGCAAGGGTTACCAccccagctgcttctcctgcgCTGCCTGTGGCCGGGCCATCGGCACTGAGAGCTTCGCCTTGGACGAGCAGGGTGACGTGTACTGCGTGCCTGACTACTACAG GAAATACGCCGTGGTGTGCAGCGCCTGCCAGCGCCCCATTGTCCCCCACGAGGACGAGGACACCTACAAGATCGAGTGCTTGGGACGCAGCTTCCACGAGAGCTGCTACCGCTGTGAG agctgcaggatgccCCTGTCACCGGAGCTGACAGAGAATGGGTGCTACCCCCTGGATGACCACCTCCTCTGCAAGTCCTGCCACATCCACTGGCGCAACGAGTCGTCCTGCTGA
- the FBLIM1 gene encoding filamin-binding LIM protein 1 isoform X2, whose product MASAMSPGKAEKRIASSIFITLVPPRRDVATKEKTQREPQAGGAEVPGTQRPQILLSPPQLPNGETHTVAPVPASPPVLPLSEVPQPLSMEPLGLALQQLDLAAPATLQEQAGKQQWQDVNGDPERDSSRDICAFCHKALGPREPTVEAMRKQYHPDCFTCRTCRRLLAGQRYFQRDGCPTCDTCFQATLEKCAKCQGLITEHIVRALGKGYHPSCFSCAACGRAIGTESFALDEQGDVYCVPDYYRKYAVVCSACQRPIVPHEDEDTYKIECLGRSFHESCYRCESCRMPLSPELTENGCYPLDDHLLCKSCHIHWRNESSC is encoded by the exons ATGGCTTCAGCGATGTCgccagggaaagcagagaaaagaatcgCTTCATCCATCTTCATCACCCTCGTGCCACCACGGAGGGACGTGGCCACCAAGGAGAAAACCCAGCGGGAGCCGCAGGCAGGCGGTGCCGAGGTCCCCGGCACCCAGCGGCCCCAGATCCTGCTGTCACCCCCCCAGTTACCCAACGGAG AAACCCACACGGTGGCCCCTGTACCTGCATCCCCACCAGTCCTGCCCCTCTCTGAGGTGCCCCAGCCCTTGTCCATGGAGCCGCTGGgtctggcactgcagcagctggaccTTGCAGCACCTGCCACCCTCCAG GAGCAAGCAGGCAAGCAGCAGTGGCAGGATGTGAATGGGGACCCGGAGAGGGACAGCTCCAGAG ACATCTGTGCCTTCTGCCACAAGGCGCTGGGGCCGCGGGAGCCGACGGTGGAGGCGATGAGGAAGCAGTACCACCCTGACTGCTTCACCTGCCGCACGTGCCGCCggctcctggctgggcagcGCTACTTCCAGAGAGACGGGTGCCCCACGTGTGACACCTGCTTCCAG GCCACGCTGGAGAAATGTGCCAAGTGCCAGGGGCTGATCACGGAGCACATTGTCCGTGCCCTGGGCAAGGGTTACCAccccagctgcttctcctgcgCTGCCTGTGGCCGGGCCATCGGCACTGAGAGCTTCGCCTTGGACGAGCAGGGTGACGTGTACTGCGTGCCTGACTACTACAG GAAATACGCCGTGGTGTGCAGCGCCTGCCAGCGCCCCATTGTCCCCCACGAGGACGAGGACACCTACAAGATCGAGTGCTTGGGACGCAGCTTCCACGAGAGCTGCTACCGCTGTGAG agctgcaggatgccCCTGTCACCGGAGCTGACAGAGAATGGGTGCTACCCCCTGGATGACCACCTCCTCTGCAAGTCCTGCCACATCCACTGGCGCAACGAGTCGTCCTGCTGA